A genomic region of Mycolicibacterium poriferae contains the following coding sequences:
- the coaD gene encoding pantetheine-phosphate adenylyltransferase produces the protein MSGAVCPGSFDPVTLGHIDIFERAAAQFDEVVVAILINPNKKGMFTIDERIALIEESTTHLPNLRVESGQGLVVDFVKDRGLTAIVKGLRTGTDFEYELQMAQMNKHIAGVDTFFVATTPRYSFVSSSLAKEVASLGGDVTELLPAPVNPRLRDKLAERS, from the coding sequence GGTCCTTCGATCCGGTGACGCTGGGTCACATCGACATCTTCGAACGCGCCGCGGCGCAATTCGACGAGGTCGTTGTCGCGATCCTGATCAACCCCAACAAAAAAGGGATGTTCACCATCGACGAGCGCATCGCGTTGATCGAGGAGTCGACGACCCATCTGCCGAACCTGCGCGTCGAGTCGGGGCAGGGGCTCGTCGTCGACTTCGTCAAAGACCGCGGGTTGACCGCCATCGTCAAAGGTCTGCGTACCGGCACCGACTTCGAGTACGAGCTGCAGATGGCGCAGATGAACAAGCATATCGCCGGGGTGGACACCTTCTTCGTCGCGACCACGCCGCGCTACTCGTTCGTGTCGTCGTCGTTGGCCAAGGAGGTTGCCTCGCTCGGCGGTGACGTCACCGAGTTGCTGCCGGCGCCGGTCAACCCCCGCCTGCGCGACAAGTTGGCCGAACGCTCTTGA
- the sepIVA gene encoding cell division protein SepIVA, whose amino-acid sequence MYRVFEALDELGAIVEEARGVPMTAGCVVPRGDVLELIDDIKDAIPGELDDAQDVLDARDGLLREAKDHAESTVSTANAEADSMVNHARAEADRLLSDAKAQADRMVAEARQHSERMVGEARDEAARIAATAKREYEASVGRAKSEADRLIESGNLAYEKAVQEGIKEQQRLVAQTEIVATANAEATRMIDSAHAEADRLRGECDIYVDSKLAEFEDFLNGTLRSVGRGRHQLRTAAGTHDYAAR is encoded by the coding sequence GTGTACCGAGTTTTTGAAGCGCTCGATGAATTGGGTGCAATCGTCGAAGAAGCGCGCGGCGTGCCGATGACGGCCGGATGCGTGGTGCCGCGCGGTGACGTCCTCGAGTTGATCGACGACATCAAGGACGCCATCCCGGGTGAGCTCGACGACGCGCAGGACGTGCTCGACGCGCGCGACGGGTTGCTGCGCGAGGCCAAGGACCACGCCGAGTCAACCGTGTCGACGGCCAACGCCGAAGCCGACTCGATGGTCAACCACGCCCGCGCCGAAGCCGACCGGTTGCTCTCCGACGCCAAGGCGCAGGCTGACCGGATGGTCGCCGAGGCGCGCCAGCACAGCGAACGCATGGTCGGTGAGGCCCGCGACGAGGCGGCGCGCATCGCGGCCACCGCCAAGCGGGAGTACGAGGCCAGCGTCGGGCGGGCCAAGTCCGAGGCCGACCGGCTCATCGAAAGCGGCAATCTCGCCTATGAGAAGGCTGTTCAGGAAGGCATCAAGGAACAGCAGCGGCTCGTGGCGCAGACCGAGATCGTCGCCACCGCCAACGCCGAGGCCACCCGGATGATCGACTCGGCGCACGCCGAAGCCGACCGACTGCGCGGCGAGTGCGACATCTACGTCGACAGCAAACTCGCCGAGTTCGAGGACTTCCTCAACGGCACCCTGCGGTCGGTGGGCCGGGGCCGGCACCAGCTGCGCACCGCCGCGGGCACCCACGATTACGCGGCCCGCTGA
- a CDS encoding YceD family protein: MATHAKAAAHRGSRSPLVIDISRLGRRPGSMMTVETTVPSPLRIGVELIAVDEGAPLDLNLRLESVSEGVLVTGTVSAPTSGECARCLNPLTGDVEIDLTELFAYPDSTTDETTDDDEVARVSSIRGAESVDLEQPIIDAIGLVLPFSPVCGDDCAGLCPDCGMPLADAEPGHQHEKIDPRWAKLAELRDQTAGGPREPSGDEQ, translated from the coding sequence ATGGCGACGCATGCAAAGGCAGCGGCGCACCGCGGGTCACGGTCGCCCCTCGTGATCGACATTTCCCGGCTCGGTAGGCGCCCCGGTTCGATGATGACCGTCGAGACCACGGTGCCCAGTCCGTTGCGGATCGGCGTGGAGCTGATCGCCGTCGACGAGGGCGCGCCCCTGGATCTGAACCTGCGGCTGGAGTCGGTGTCCGAGGGGGTCCTGGTCACCGGCACGGTGTCCGCGCCGACGTCGGGGGAGTGCGCGCGCTGCCTGAATCCGCTCACCGGTGACGTGGAGATCGATCTCACCGAACTGTTCGCCTATCCCGACAGCACGACCGACGAGACCACCGACGACGACGAGGTCGCCCGTGTCAGCAGCATCCGTGGCGCCGAGTCGGTGGACCTGGAGCAGCCGATCATCGATGCGATCGGACTGGTCCTGCCGTTCTCGCCGGTGTGCGGCGACGACTGCGCCGGGCTGTGTCCCGACTGCGGTATGCCGCTGGCCGACGCCGAACCTGGACACCAGCACGAGAAGATCGATCCGCGCTGGGCCAAATTGGCCGAGCTCCGCGACCAGACAGCAGGGGGACCGCGGGAGCCCAGCGGAGACGAGCAGTGA
- the rnc gene encoding ribonuclease III: protein MTADRAPLLAALGVDLPEELLTIALTHRSYSYENGGLPTNERLEFLGDSVLGLTITEELYHRHPDRSEGDLAKLRASIVNTHALADVGRALPPEGLGSYLLLGKGEENSGGADKSSILADGVESLLGAVYLEHGASIARKVILKLFGDLLDTAPTLGAGLDWKSSLQELTASRGLGAPTYLVSSTGPDHDKEFTAVVVIAGVEYGRGVGRTKKEAELRAAAAAWNALNPDA from the coding sequence GTGACGGCGGACCGTGCGCCTCTGCTCGCGGCGCTCGGCGTCGACCTGCCCGAGGAGTTGCTGACGATCGCGCTGACGCATCGCAGCTATTCCTATGAGAACGGCGGCCTGCCCACCAACGAACGCCTCGAGTTCCTCGGCGACTCGGTGCTCGGCCTGACGATCACCGAGGAGCTCTACCACCGTCACCCTGACCGCTCCGAGGGCGATCTCGCCAAGCTGCGAGCCAGCATCGTCAACACCCACGCACTCGCGGATGTGGGCCGCGCGCTGCCGCCCGAGGGTCTCGGCTCCTACCTGCTGCTGGGCAAGGGTGAGGAGAACTCCGGCGGCGCGGACAAGTCCAGCATCCTGGCCGACGGCGTCGAATCCCTTTTGGGTGCGGTGTATTTGGAGCACGGCGCGAGCATCGCGCGCAAGGTCATCCTGAAGTTGTTCGGAGACCTGCTGGACACCGCGCCGACGCTGGGCGCCGGTCTGGACTGGAAGAGCAGCCTGCAGGAGCTGACCGCGTCGCGCGGGCTGGGCGCGCCGACCTATCTGGTGAGCTCCACCGGACCGGACCACGACAAGGAGTTCACCGCCGTGGTGGTCATCGCCGGGGTGGAGTACGGCAGGGGTGTGGGACGGACCAAGAAGGAGGCCGAGCTGCGCGCTGCCGCTGCGGCGTGGAACGCGCTGAACCCGGATGCCTGA
- the mutM gene encoding bifunctional DNA-formamidopyrimidine glycosylase/DNA-(apurinic or apyrimidinic site) lyase, whose protein sequence is MPELPEVEVVRRGLAAHVTGRTITAVRVHHPRAVRRHEAGPADLTARLLGSRISGTGRRGKYLWLTLDEGADEPLARRETDSALVVHLGMSGQMLLGSTPSTGAGGPQRQPNENHLRIAALLDDGTTVSFVDQRTFGGWMVTELVDVDGAQVPEPVAHIARDPLDPGFDRNAVVNVLRHKNSEIKRQLLDQTVVSGIGNIYADEALWRARVNPTRLASGLSRRKLAELLDAATAVMSDALGQGGTSFDSLYVNVNGESGYFDRSLDAYGRDGQPCRRCGAVMRREKFMNRSSCYCPRCQPRPRAR, encoded by the coding sequence ATGCCTGAGCTTCCCGAGGTCGAGGTCGTCCGGCGCGGGCTGGCTGCGCACGTCACCGGCAGGACCATCACCGCGGTGCGGGTGCATCACCCTCGGGCGGTGCGCCGCCACGAGGCGGGGCCGGCCGATCTGACCGCCCGCTTGCTCGGTAGCCGCATCAGCGGCACGGGCCGGCGGGGCAAGTATCTGTGGCTGACCCTCGACGAGGGGGCCGATGAGCCGCTTGCGCGAAGAGAAACTGATTCCGCTCTGGTGGTGCATCTGGGTATGAGCGGGCAGATGCTGCTGGGATCGACACCCAGCACCGGCGCGGGTGGCCCGCAGCGTCAGCCCAACGAGAACCACCTGCGCATCGCGGCGCTGCTCGACGACGGGACGACCGTGAGTTTCGTCGACCAGCGGACGTTCGGCGGATGGATGGTCACCGAGCTGGTCGATGTCGACGGCGCGCAGGTGCCCGAGCCGGTCGCCCACATCGCCCGGGATCCTCTGGACCCAGGGTTCGACCGTAACGCCGTGGTGAATGTGTTGCGGCACAAGAACTCCGAGATCAAACGTCAGCTGCTCGACCAAACCGTCGTCTCCGGTATCGGCAACATCTACGCCGACGAGGCGCTGTGGCGCGCCAGGGTCAACCCGACCAGGCTGGCGTCGGGTCTGTCGCGACGGAAGCTGGCCGAACTGCTCGATGCCGCAACCGCGGTGATGTCCGACGCGCTGGGTCAGGGCGGGACGTCGTTCGACTCGCTCTACGTGAACGTCAACGGTGAGTCGGGCTACTTCGACCGGTCGCTCGACGCGTACGGCCGGGACGGGCAGCCGTGCCGGCGATGCGGCGCGGTGATGCGCCGGGAGAAGTTCATGAACCGCTCGTCGTGCTACTGCCCGCGGTGTCAGCCTCGTCCCCGAGCGCGCTGA
- a CDS encoding OsmC family protein, whose product MTELWVERTGVRRYTGRSSRGAEVFIGSEDVEGVFTPGELLKIALAGCSGLSSDQPLRRRLGDDYEATIRVSGQADREQERYPLLEESLELDLSGLSADDLTRLLTVVERAVDQVCTVGRTLKTGTKVNFEVKDVGGK is encoded by the coding sequence ATGACCGAACTATGGGTTGAGCGCACCGGGGTACGGCGTTACACGGGCCGCAGCTCCAGGGGCGCGGAGGTGTTCATCGGGTCCGAGGATGTCGAGGGCGTCTTCACCCCCGGCGAACTGCTCAAGATCGCGCTCGCGGGGTGCAGCGGGCTGTCCAGCGACCAACCGCTGCGCCGCCGACTCGGAGACGACTACGAGGCCACCATCCGGGTATCCGGCCAGGCGGACCGCGAGCAGGAGCGCTACCCGCTGCTCGAGGAGTCGTTGGAGCTCGACTTGTCGGGGCTCTCGGCCGACGACCTGACCCGGCTGCTCACCGTCGTCGAACGCGCCGTCGACCAGGTGTGCACGGTGGGGCGCACGTTAAAGACTGGCACCAAAGTGAATTTTGAGGTGAAAGATGTTGGGGGAAAGTGA
- a CDS encoding acylphosphatase gives MLGESDVRLTAWVHGYVQGVGFRWWTRSKALELGLTGFAANKPDGRVQVVAQGSKKACEQLLGALEGGDTPGEVDKVIANWSEPADAFTGFTER, from the coding sequence ATGTTGGGGGAAAGTGACGTCCGGCTCACCGCCTGGGTGCACGGATATGTGCAGGGCGTGGGTTTCCGCTGGTGGACGCGCTCAAAAGCCCTGGAGCTGGGCCTGACGGGGTTCGCGGCGAACAAACCCGACGGTCGCGTCCAGGTGGTTGCGCAGGGCTCGAAAAAGGCCTGTGAGCAGCTGCTCGGCGCTCTTGAGGGCGGGGACACGCCGGGAGAGGTGGACAAGGTGATCGCGAACTGGTCGGAACCGGCCGACGCGTTCACCGGCTTCACCGAGCGCTGA
- the smc gene encoding chromosome segregation protein SMC, with amino-acid sequence MHLKSLTLKGFKSFASPTTLRFEPGITCVVGPNGSGKSNVVDALTWVMGEQGAKTLRGGKMEDVIFAGTSSRAPLGRAEVTLTIDNSDNALPIDYSEVSITRRMFRDGAGEYEINGSSCRLMDVQELLSDSGIGREMHVIVGQGKLSEILESRPEDRRAFIEEAAGVLKHRKRKEKAVRKLDSMQANLARLTDLTTELRRQLKPLGRQAEMARRAQTIQADLRDARLRLAADDLVTRRAEFDNTNQTETTLRREHDELSARLETATAELDAHESAVGDLSERADAAQQRWFRLSALAERVSATVRIASERAQHLDAEPETSGGPDPDELEAQADEVAERERQLLEELSESRERLDAARAELAEREQVAAEAERAHLAAARAEADRREGLARLSGQVDTMRTRVESIDETVARLSTAIDDAAARAQQTQAEFETVQSRVGELDAGEVGLDEHHDRTVTALRLADERVAELQAAERAAERQVASLQARIDALSVGLERKDGAAWLQENHRGAGLLGSIANLVKVRAGHEAAVAAVLGAAADALAAQDSRSAGDALTALKEADGGRAAIVLGDWPVPAAPGPGPLPGGAVWAADVVDVDPSVRSAVTAMIAGVVVVADLAAALELVAAHPELRAVTADGDLVGGGWVSGGSDRRPSTLEIAAEVDKARAELTAAERQTGELSAALAGALAEQTARQDAAEQALAALNESDAAISAIYEQLGRLGQDARAADDEWQRLIKQRDELEAGRTQTVDELSALEARLHNAQQEPMFEVAPVDREESTAAADAARSAEVEARLTVRTAEERANAVRGRADSLRRAAAAEREARVRAARAREARVHAAAMAAAVAASGRAVAERLSQAVVVASRIRDEVAAERQTRAAALGRARDEVGELSTRIAALTDSLHRDEVAKAQAALRIEQLEEQVLEQFGMAAADLVAEYGPTVPLPPSELEMAEYEQAKERGEPVTAPAPMPYDRPTQERRAKRAERELNQLGRVNPLALEEFAALEERYNFLSTQLEDVKAARKDLLDVISDVDGRILQVFTDAYADVEREFAQVFSTLFPGGEGRLLLTDPSDMLTTGIEVEARPPGKKIKRLSLLSGGEKSLTAVAMLVAIFRARPSPFYVMDEVEAALDDVNLRRLISLFEQLRERSQLIVITHQKPTMEVADALYGVSMRGDGITTVISQRMRGQELVSSRT; translated from the coding sequence ATGCATCTGAAGAGTCTGACGCTGAAGGGCTTCAAGTCCTTCGCCTCGCCGACGACTCTGCGCTTCGAACCCGGCATCACCTGCGTCGTCGGCCCCAACGGGTCGGGCAAGTCCAACGTCGTCGACGCGCTGACCTGGGTGATGGGTGAACAGGGCGCCAAGACCTTGCGCGGCGGCAAGATGGAGGACGTCATCTTCGCCGGGACCTCCTCGCGAGCCCCGCTCGGGCGAGCCGAGGTCACGCTGACGATCGACAACTCCGACAACGCGCTGCCGATCGACTACTCCGAGGTCTCGATCACCCGCCGGATGTTCCGTGACGGTGCCGGTGAATACGAGATCAACGGCAGCAGTTGCCGTTTGATGGATGTGCAGGAGTTGCTGTCCGACTCGGGTATCGGGCGCGAAATGCACGTCATCGTCGGTCAGGGCAAGCTCTCGGAGATCCTCGAGTCGCGTCCCGAGGACCGGCGCGCCTTCATCGAGGAGGCCGCCGGAGTGCTCAAACACCGCAAACGCAAGGAAAAGGCGGTGCGCAAGCTCGACTCGATGCAGGCCAACCTGGCCCGCCTCACCGACCTGACCACCGAGCTGCGACGCCAACTCAAACCGCTGGGTCGGCAGGCCGAGATGGCGCGGCGCGCCCAGACCATCCAGGCCGACCTGCGCGACGCGCGGCTGCGGTTGGCCGCCGATGACCTGGTCACCCGCAGGGCGGAGTTCGACAACACCAATCAGACCGAGACGACGCTGCGCCGCGAGCATGACGAGCTCAGCGCACGGCTGGAGACGGCCACCGCCGAGCTCGATGCGCACGAGAGTGCCGTCGGTGACCTCAGCGAGCGCGCCGACGCCGCCCAGCAGCGCTGGTTTCGGCTCTCGGCGCTGGCCGAGCGGGTCAGCGCGACCGTCCGGATCGCCAGTGAGCGCGCCCAGCATCTGGATGCCGAACCCGAGACCTCCGGCGGCCCCGACCCCGACGAGTTGGAGGCCCAGGCCGACGAAGTCGCCGAACGCGAACGCCAGCTACTCGAGGAACTGTCGGAATCCCGCGAACGTCTCGACGCGGCGCGCGCCGAGCTCGCCGAACGTGAGCAGGTCGCGGCTGAAGCGGAACGGGCGCACCTGGCCGCGGCCCGCGCCGAGGCCGACCGTCGTGAGGGCCTGGCCCGACTGTCCGGGCAGGTCGACACGATGCGTACCCGCGTCGAGTCCATCGACGAGACGGTCGCCAGGCTGAGCACCGCGATCGACGACGCCGCCGCGCGCGCCCAGCAGACGCAGGCCGAGTTCGAGACCGTGCAGAGCCGCGTCGGCGAACTCGACGCCGGGGAGGTCGGCCTCGACGAACACCACGACCGCACCGTGACGGCGTTGCGGTTGGCCGACGAGCGGGTGGCCGAACTGCAGGCCGCCGAACGCGCCGCAGAGCGTCAGGTCGCCTCGCTGCAGGCCCGCATCGATGCGTTGTCCGTAGGCCTCGAACGCAAGGACGGCGCCGCCTGGCTACAGGAGAACCACAGGGGCGCAGGACTTCTCGGGTCGATCGCGAATCTGGTCAAGGTGCGGGCCGGGCATGAAGCGGCCGTGGCTGCCGTGTTGGGCGCCGCCGCGGACGCGCTGGCCGCGCAGGACTCGCGGTCGGCCGGCGACGCGCTGACCGCCCTCAAGGAAGCCGATGGCGGGCGGGCGGCCATCGTGCTGGGTGACTGGCCCGTTCCGGCCGCACCCGGCCCCGGCCCGCTGCCCGGCGGTGCGGTCTGGGCCGCCGATGTGGTCGACGTCGATCCCAGCGTGCGCAGTGCGGTGACGGCGATGATCGCCGGGGTGGTGGTCGTCGCTGATCTCGCGGCCGCACTCGAACTCGTTGCCGCCCATCCTGAATTGCGCGCGGTGACCGCCGACGGTGATCTGGTCGGCGGTGGTTGGGTCAGCGGCGGCTCCGACCGGCGGCCCAGCACGCTGGAGATCGCCGCCGAGGTCGACAAGGCGCGCGCGGAGTTGACCGCCGCCGAACGCCAGACCGGCGAGTTGTCGGCCGCTCTGGCCGGGGCGTTGGCCGAACAGACCGCGCGCCAGGACGCCGCGGAGCAGGCGTTGGCCGCCCTCAACGAATCGGACGCGGCGATCTCGGCGATCTACGAACAGCTGGGTCGATTGGGCCAGGACGCCCGCGCCGCCGACGACGAGTGGCAGCGGCTGATCAAACAGCGCGACGAACTCGAGGCCGGGCGCACCCAGACCGTCGACGAACTCAGTGCGCTCGAGGCGCGTCTGCACAACGCGCAGCAGGAGCCGATGTTCGAGGTGGCACCGGTGGACCGCGAGGAGTCCACTGCGGCCGCCGACGCTGCGCGCTCGGCCGAGGTGGAAGCCCGGCTGACGGTACGCACCGCCGAAGAGCGCGCCAATGCTGTTCGTGGAAGGGCGGATTCGCTGCGTCGCGCCGCCGCCGCCGAGCGGGAGGCCCGGGTGCGGGCCGCGCGGGCCAGGGAGGCGCGGGTCCATGCGGCGGCGATGGCCGCCGCGGTCGCCGCGTCCGGACGAGCGGTTGCCGAGCGGTTGAGCCAAGCGGTGGTGGTGGCGTCGCGGATTCGCGACGAGGTCGCCGCCGAGCGGCAGACCCGGGCGGCGGCACTGGGCCGGGCGCGCGACGAAGTCGGTGAGCTGTCCACCCGCATCGCCGCACTGACCGATTCGCTGCACCGCGACGAGGTGGCGAAAGCGCAAGCGGCGCTGCGCATCGAGCAGCTCGAGGAGCAGGTGCTCGAGCAGTTCGGCATGGCCGCCGCCGACCTCGTCGCCGAGTACGGGCCGACGGTGCCGTTGCCGCCGTCGGAGTTGGAGATGGCCGAGTACGAGCAGGCCAAGGAGCGCGGCGAGCCTGTCACCGCGCCGGCCCCGATGCCGTATGACCGGCCCACCCAGGAGCGGCGCGCCAAGCGGGCCGAGCGTGAGTTGAACCAACTGGGCCGGGTCAACCCGCTGGCGTTGGAGGAGTTCGCCGCGCTGGAGGAGCGGTACAACTTCCTGTCCACCCAGCTCGAGGACGTCAAGGCCGCCCGCAAAGACCTGCTCGACGTGATCTCCGATGTCGACGGCCGGATCCTGCAGGTGTTTACCGACGCCTACGCCGATGTCGAGCGCGAGTTCGCCCAGGTCTTCTCGACGCTGTTCCCGGGTGGGGAGGGCAGGCTGCTGCTCACCGACCCGAGCGACATGCTGACCACCGGAATCGAGGTCGAAGCGCGGCCGCCGGGCAAGAAGATCAAGCGGTTGTCTCTGCTGTCGGGCGGCGAGAAGTCCCTGACCGCCGTCGCGATGCTGGTCGCGATCTTCCGGGCCCGCCCGTCCCCGTTCTACGTCATGGACGAGGTCGAGGCGGCGCTCGACGACGTCAACCTGCGCCGGCTGATCAGCCTGTTCGAACAGCTCCGGGAGCGCTCGCAGCTGATCGTGATCACCCACCAGAAACCCACGATGGAGGTGGCCGACGCGCTGTACGGCGTGTCGATGCGCGGTGACGGCATCACGACGGTGATCTCGCAGCGCATGCGCGGCCAGGAACTGGTCAGCAGCCGGACCTGA
- the ftsY gene encoding signal recognition particle-docking protein FtsY, which yields MSEGLWIAIAVIAVLLVAALVVGLLRYRKRRISLARPDTATPVDRSGGYTASSGITFSQSTPTVTPPGVKPPSGPEPTPASRPDTAPPQPERIDTTGLPAVGDDATIPRDAPKRPIADVTLPEPRTAPPVEPPTAPPVERPAPPVETPPPVAPAESAAPGAPAPEEIPAGAEAPDIEAIAPPEGRLDRLRGRLAKSQNTLGRSMLGLLGGGDLDEESWEEIEDTLLIADLGPVVTESVVAALRAKMASSQVRTEADARAVLRDVLITELQPDLDRSIRALPHDDKPSVLLVVGVNGTGKTTTVGKLARVLVADGRRVVLGAADTFRAAAADQLQAWASRVGAQVVRGAEGADPASVAFDAVDTGINSGADVVVVDTAGRLHTKSGLMDELGKVKRVVGRRAAVDEVLLVLDATIGQNSLPQARVFAEVVDITGVVLTKLDGTAKGGIVFRVQQELGVPVKLVGLGEGPDDLAPFEPSAFVDALLG from the coding sequence GTGTCTGAGGGTCTCTGGATCGCGATAGCGGTCATCGCCGTTCTGCTCGTTGCTGCGCTCGTGGTCGGATTGCTGCGGTACCGCAAGCGGCGCATCAGCCTCGCCCGTCCAGACACTGCTACTCCTGTCGATCGCTCGGGCGGCTACACCGCCTCGTCGGGCATCACGTTCAGTCAGTCCACCCCGACCGTGACTCCGCCGGGGGTGAAGCCGCCCAGCGGGCCGGAGCCGACGCCGGCGAGCCGGCCAGACACCGCCCCGCCGCAGCCGGAGCGCATCGACACCACCGGGCTACCCGCCGTCGGCGATGATGCCACCATCCCGCGGGACGCGCCGAAGCGTCCGATCGCCGATGTCACCCTTCCCGAGCCGCGGACCGCGCCGCCGGTCGAGCCGCCGACCGCGCCGCCGGTCGAGAGGCCCGCGCCGCCGGTCGAGACACCCCCGCCGGTTGCCCCGGCGGAATCGGCAGCGCCCGGGGCCCCCGCCCCCGAGGAGATCCCGGCCGGCGCCGAAGCGCCGGACATCGAGGCCATCGCGCCGCCGGAGGGCCGTCTGGATCGACTGCGCGGCCGGCTGGCCAAATCGCAGAACACCCTCGGTCGCAGCATGCTCGGCCTGCTCGGCGGCGGCGATCTCGACGAGGAGTCCTGGGAGGAGATCGAGGACACCCTGCTGATCGCCGACCTCGGCCCGGTCGTGACCGAATCGGTGGTGGCGGCCTTGCGCGCCAAGATGGCCAGCAGCCAGGTGCGCACCGAGGCCGACGCCCGCGCCGTGCTGCGCGACGTGCTGATCACCGAACTGCAACCCGACCTCGATCGCTCCATCCGCGCACTGCCGCACGACGACAAACCCTCGGTTCTGCTGGTCGTCGGCGTCAACGGAACGGGCAAGACCACCACAGTCGGCAAGCTGGCCCGCGTGCTGGTCGCCGACGGCAGGCGGGTGGTCCTCGGGGCCGCCGACACGTTCCGCGCCGCCGCCGCCGACCAGCTGCAGGCCTGGGCGTCGCGGGTCGGCGCACAGGTGGTCCGTGGCGCGGAGGGCGCCGACCCGGCCTCGGTGGCGTTCGACGCCGTCGACACGGGCATCAACTCCGGTGCCGACGTCGTCGTCGTCGACACAGCCGGACGGCTGCACACCAAGAGCGGCTTGATGGACGAGTTGGGCAAGGTGAAAAGGGTGGTGGGCCGCCGGGCGGCGGTCGACGAAGTGCTGCTGGTGCTCGACGCCACGATCGGCCAGAACAGCCTGCCGCAGGCCAGGGTGTTCGCTGAAGTCGTCGACATCACCGGTGTCGTGCTGACCAAGCTGGACGGTACGGCCAAAGGTGGCATCGTGTTCCGCGTCCAGCAGGAGTTGGGTGTGCCGGTCAAACTCGTCGGACTCGGAGAAGGGCCCGACGATCTCGCGCCGTTCGAACCCTCGGCCTTCGTCGACGCGCTGCTCGGCTGA
- a CDS encoding ammonium transporter — MALAIPDDQFLPFGEGGLSAGDTAWIITAAALVLFMTPGLAFFYGGLSRQKSVLNMMMMSFGSMGVVSVIYVLWGYSMSFSSAHVGGGNYLGLFDNPFALFGVNQLTETREIDGVDTFVLGGFGTVPAIVWVAFQLTFAVITVALISGAVAERMKFGTWLLFGGIWVTLVYFPLSHMVWGGGLLSGAEGGIAAMMFGTDEEGGANVAPIDFAGGTVVHINAGMAALVLALLLGKRSGFGKSAFRPHNVPFVLLGAAILWFGWFGFNVGSEGAADVLAGLVWVNTTAATAAAMLAWLLVEKIRDGHATSVGAASGIVAGLVAITPACGNLTPIWSIVVGAIAGVLSALAIGLKYKFGYDDSLDVVGVHLVAGLWGTISLGFFATDAGLFVGGGFEQLVVQFVIALVAVIFTAVMTLIIAFIVKPLGWRVSKEDEDTGIDETEHAETAYELA; from the coding sequence GTGGCCCTAGCCATACCAGATGATCAGTTCCTGCCGTTCGGTGAAGGCGGCCTGAGCGCAGGCGATACGGCGTGGATCATCACCGCCGCTGCGCTGGTGTTGTTCATGACCCCCGGCCTCGCCTTCTTCTACGGCGGGCTGTCGCGGCAGAAGTCCGTCCTGAACATGATGATGATGTCGTTCGGCTCCATGGGTGTCGTCAGCGTCATCTACGTGTTGTGGGGCTACTCGATGTCCTTCTCCTCCGCGCACGTGGGCGGAGGAAACTACCTGGGCCTGTTCGACAATCCCTTTGCGTTGTTCGGGGTGAACCAGCTCACCGAGACCCGCGAGATCGACGGGGTCGACACCTTCGTGCTGGGTGGATTCGGCACCGTGCCCGCCATCGTGTGGGTGGCCTTCCAGCTGACATTCGCCGTCATCACCGTCGCCCTGATCAGCGGCGCGGTGGCTGAGCGGATGAAGTTCGGCACCTGGCTGCTGTTCGGCGGCATCTGGGTCACCCTTGTGTACTTCCCACTGTCCCACATGGTTTGGGGCGGCGGCCTGCTCTCGGGTGCCGAGGGCGGCATCGCTGCAATGATGTTCGGCACCGACGAGGAAGGTGGCGCCAACGTAGCGCCCATCGACTTCGCCGGCGGCACCGTGGTCCACATCAACGCCGGTATGGCCGCACTGGTACTGGCGCTGCTCCTCGGAAAGCGCAGCGGCTTCGGCAAGTCCGCCTTCCGTCCGCACAACGTCCCGTTCGTGCTGTTGGGCGCGGCGATTCTGTGGTTCGGCTGGTTCGGCTTCAACGTCGGCTCCGAAGGCGCCGCAGACGTGCTCGCCGGTCTGGTGTGGGTCAACACCACCGCGGCGACCGCGGCCGCCATGCTGGCCTGGTTGCTGGTGGAGAAGATCCGGGACGGCCACGCCACCAGCGTCGGCGCCGCGTCGGGTATCGTCGCCGGTTTGGTCGCAATCACCCCGGCGTGCGGTAACTTGACCCCGATCTGGTCGATCGTGGTCGGCGCGATCGCGGGTGTGCTCTCGGCGCTGGCGATCGGACTGAAGTACAAGTTCGGTTACGACGACTCCCTCGACGTGGTCGGTGTTCACCTGGTCGCAGGCCTGTGGGGAACCATCTCGCTCGGCTTCTTCGCAACCGACGCCGGCCTGTTCGTCGGCGGCGGCTTCGAGCAGCTCGTCGTGCAGTTCGTCATCGCGCTGGTGGCCGTGATCTTCACCGCGGTCATGACCCTCATCATCGCCTTCATCGTCAAGCCACTGGGCTGGCGGGTGTCCAAGGAAGACGAGGACACTGGTATCGATGAAACCGAACATGCCGAAACGGCTTACGAGCTCGCCTGA